The Oncorhynchus tshawytscha isolate Ot180627B unplaced genomic scaffold, Otsh_v2.0 Un_contig_5417_pilon_pilon, whole genome shotgun sequence genomic sequence ggcagagaaagagagagagatgatgaagcatttttttcactttcattaTCGTTCATCTCGTAAGTTCAGCTGACTAGTTCAGCCAACAGAAACGCGCTGCTCAAACACACTTTCCAAGACAACACTAGAACTTTTCTAAGGTAAGATTTTGgtattactaatttattgccactggggcccacTTGTGTAACTATTAACTGACTGTTACACTGACGTTACTACaagattgtagcaggtttactaacgaGTTAGTTCTATTAACTATGCTGACGATGTATGCCGTTATTTTAGATAATATGGTAACAAAGATGTAGGTTGTTTGtagaggtttggcttggaaatgttttttttgcctggtcacatgtGTTGtacattgaagtccacaagcaaagggagaGAAGGAACGCAACGTGGCAGTTATGAGAGTGAACTGTATTTACgctgatcaggggtgtattcattccgccgattctgttgaaacatacacacacacacacacacacacacaatagtttaGTGATTTAAAACAATCCCTCGTGTATTTTCCTCTCCTACTTGTCACATGCAGCTGTGTGTCAGTCCGCTGTGTGTCAGTCCGCTGTGTGTCAGTCCGCTGTGTGTCAGTCCGctgtgtgtccactgtgtgtctgtcagctgtgtttgtcagtcagtcagctgtgtgtcagtccagctgtgtgtcagtcagctgtgtgtcagtgtcagtgtgttcagtcagctgtgtgtcagtcagcTGTGTTTCAGTCAGTCTGTGTCAGTCCAGCTGTGTGTCAGTCCGCTGTGTGTCAGTGAGCTGTGTGTCAGTCCGCTGTGTGTCAGTCCGCTGTgtgtcagtcagctgtgtgtcagTCCGCTGTGTTTCAGTCCGCTGTGTGTCAGTCCAGCTGTGTGTCAGTCCGCTGTgtgtcagtcagctgtgtgtcagtcagctgtgtttcagtcagctgtgtgtcagtctgctgtgtgTCAGTCCGCTGTGTTCAGTCCTGTGTGCAGGCTGTGTGTCAGTGAGCTGTGTGTCAGTCCGCTGTGTGTCAGTCCGCTGTGTATTCAGTCTGTGTGTCAGTCCGCTGTGTGTCAGTccgctgtgtgtcagtctgctgtgtgTCAGCTGTGTTTCAGTCCTCTGCTGTGTcagtcctgtgtgtctgtgtgtcagtccgcTGTGTGtcagctgtgtgtcagtcagctgtgtgtcagTCCGCTGTGTGTCAGTGAGCTGCAGGGATGGCGCACCACGAGCAGAGCACAGCCACTTTCCCAGAACACATCCGCAAGAAACGGAACGGTGAACAGCTGAGCGCTGGGGAGATCCGAGACTTCGTACAGGGTGTCAAGGACAAGACCATCCAAGAGAGCCagattggtacacacacacacacacacacacacacatacatacacatacacatacatatacacacacacacacaccatccagcgACATGCAGGTAGGTCACAGAGTCACAGTGGGTAGGATGCCAGAAAAGGCAAGTTATTATAGGTCTGCTGAGAAGACAACCCCCACACACTTTAGACTGAGTATCAATTATCAAGCTCAGGCCAAAACCTGCACTCTACTCTACAGTTGAAAGTCTGatctgatgtgtgtatgtgtgtgcatgtgtgtgtgccagtgtgtgtgcgtgcgtgcttgtgtgtgtgagtgcgtgcgggtctgcatgtgtgtgtgtgtgtgtttgcttgtgtgtgtgtgtgtgtgtgtgtgtgtgtgtgtgtataggagcCATGCTGATGGCAATCTGGCTGCAGGGAATGGTAGCAGAGGAGACTCTCACACTGACGAAGGAGATGATGATGTCAGGGGAAGTGATGTCATGGCCGGCAGAGTGGGAGGGGCTAATGGTGGATAAACACTCGACAGGTGGAGTGGGGGACAAGATCAGCCTGGTGCTGGCTCCTGCTCTGGCTGCCTGCGGCTGCAAGGTACCTGCCTGgatacacctgtgtgtgtgtgtgtgtgtgtgtgtgtgtgtgtgtgtgtgtgtgtgtgtgtgtgtgtgtgtgtgtgtgtgtgtgtgtgtgtctgactatcAGAAGCTGTGTCCATAGGTACCCATGATAAGTGGCAGAGGTCTGGCACACACAGGCGGCACGCTCGACAAACTGGAGTCCATCCCTGGCTTTAACGTCTATCAGTCTGTACAAcaggtactctctctctctctccctctccctctctctcttcctctctccctccctctccctccctctctctctttctctctctctctctctctctctctctcatttacaaGTTATTAACGTGTGATATTGTGGCACCATCCTCAGCTGCATCGAATCCTGGAGGAGGTTGGCTGTTGCATTGTAGGACAGACAGATAACCTGGTGCCTGCTGACAAGGTCATGTATGCTCTGAGAGACGTTACGTCTACAGTCGACAGCCTCCCACTCATCACAGGTctgccaacaacaacaacagcaaactGGACTACCTTTCaaagtagagaaatgaacatgtgaatagtgtgtgtgttctctgcagGCTCTATCATCTCTAAGAAGGGTGCTGAGTCTCTGAGTGCCTTGGTTCTGGATGTGAAGTTTGGGAATGCAGCTCTCTACAAAGACCTGGGCAGTGCCAAGTTGCTGGCCCAGTCCATGGTAACCCTAACATTGACACCTGACCTTTACCCCATTCTTGTTTGAATGTCTGGAGGGCCATGTTTTCACTCcgccttgtacttgattgatcaaATAAGGTTGTTGATTTAGTTAGGAACTCAACTGGTTGTCAAGTCTGGAATAGAAAGGACATAACACAAAGCAGACCCCTGACCCTTACCATGACCCCTGACCCTTACCAGACCCCCCCTCACCTTACCATTCTCTCCTGCAGGTGACAGTTGGGAACAGTTTGGGGATCCGTACGGGGCGGTGCTTAGTCGTATGAACTGTCCTATTGGTCGCTGTGTGGGGAACACTCTGGAAGTGATGGAGTCCCTGGAGTGTCTAAAGGGGAGGGGCCCAGACGACATACTGGAGCTGGTCACAAGTCTGGGtgaggaatacacacacacacacacaaacacacacactcagtgaatTGGTTCCTTTGGACCAAAACCAAGCAGACCAAGACCTAGTTAGAATGTCAGTTCTGCTCGGGCTTAGCTACAGTCTAGACACAGAAGCTGTGGACGTTCATTACCTTCAAATTCAAGTcaatattctgtgtgtgtgtgtgcgtgtgtgtgtgtgtgtgtgtgtgtgtgtgtgtgtgtgtgtgtgtgtgtgtgtgtgtgtgtgtgtgtgtgtgtaggtgggctGCTGTTGTGGATGATTGGCCGTGCAGGGAACCTGGAGGAGGGTAAAAAGGTGATCTCTACAACCCTGCAGAATGGTGCAGCCCTGGAAAAGTTCCAGAACATGATGATTGGTCAGGGAGTAACCAGTCAGATTGCTGCATCACTCTGTTCAACCAATGCAGACTACCACAGCATCCTGAGACGGGCACACTACCAGACAGAACTGGAGACACAGGGccatggtaacacacacaggcacagattAACAAAAGcaaatgcgcgcacacacacgcacacacacacacacacacacgtatacactgCATGACTTTGTCTTTTGGTGTCTGCAGGGACAGTGCTGGACATAGACGGCATGGTCATTGCTCAGGTGCTGCACAGGTTGGGGGCGGGACGTTCGAAGGCTGGAGACCCTGTCAATCACAGCGTGGGGGCGGAGCTTCTGGTGTCTTTGGGACAGAAGGTGGAGAAAGGTGAGAACTctctgaccctgtgtgtgtgcgtgtgtgttagggTGTGAAGGGTGTAGGGTCGGTGTCACCCTGATCTGACTCGACCTTTGCCCTCTGACCCCAGGGCAGGCATGGCTGCGTGTCCACTACGAGACTCCGGCGCTGAGTGCAGAGCAGAGACTCAGTCTACAAGGGGCGCTGACACTGGGGCCCGTCGACCAGCTACACACACAGCCACTAGTGGCAGAAATCATACTGCCATAGTGACACAAATCCACTCTATGTTAAAGCTTGATTGGGAGATGACCTGCCTTTGGGAATctcagtgttttatttttaaaggaTGTATAGTTCAGAACTAAAGCCTCTGTGTCCTGCTCTTCACTCTCAAAGCCCTCTCTGATTCACCCATATAAAGTCATCAGATTCTGTGGAGACTGAATAGATGTTTCCCTTTTCCAGGAACTGTGTGAAGGCAATTTCTGTTAAACCTTACTGATGCTTGTGTACTAAAATATCCTTCTTTAAGCCTCTGCATTAGGCTTGAGATGGTTAAAGAAACTCATATAAGATATAAAAGTGTGTGTGCACATTAATAGAGGCATGTTGTAACTGTTCTGGGTGTGTAGAATGACCCCAGGATGTCTGTGAGCTCAGCCAATACTTGACAGGAACTGACTGGTTCCTCTTTAGTTAACTGGAGACAGAGTAAAGGTTTTATCCTGCACACCAATGATTGAGCTATTGTTCTGTCTGGAGCCTGTTTCTGTGCAAAatattcatgttttgtgtgtgtgtgtgagtgtgtgtgtgtgtgtgtgtgtgtgtgtgtgtgtgtgtgtgtgtgtgtgtgtgtgtgtgtgtgtgtgtgtgtgtgtgtgtgtgtgtgtgtgtgtgtgtgaccagtacGACCATACATCATCTAGGCTGACAGTCAAAGGCGCTAGCTTGCCCAACTTGGGGGATCCGTTAagctactcaaatcaaatcaaagtttatttttcacacgcggaatacaacaggtgtagaccttacagtgaaatacttacttacagactctaaccaatagtgcaaaaaaggtattaggtgaacaataggtaagtaaagaaataaaaacaacagtaaaaagacactgaaaaataacagtagagaggctatatacagtagagaggctttatacagtagtgaggctatatacagtagtgaggctatgtacagtagagaggctctatacagtagagaggctatatacagtagagaggctctatacagtagagaggctatatacagtagagaggctatatacagtagagaggttatatacagtagtgaggttatatacagtagagaggctagtacagtagagaggttatatacagtagagaggctttatatgtacagtagagaggctatatacagtagagaggctatatacagtagaggctatatacagtagagaggctatatacagtagagaggctatatacagtagagaggctatgtacagtagagaggctatatacagtagagaggctttatacagtagtgaggctatatacagtagagaggctatatacagtagagaggctctatacagtagagaggctatatacagtagagaggctatatacagtagtgaggctatatacagtagagaggctctatacagtagacaggctatatacagtagagaggctatatacagtagagaggctatatacagtagcgaggctatatacagtagagaggctatatacagacaccggttaatCGGGCTGATTGAGGTTGTTTGTACAtttagatatggttaaagtgacaatgcatatatgatgaacagagagtagcagtagcgtatgactggtgtggctgggtctttgacaatttttagggccatcctctgaca encodes the following:
- the LOC121838629 gene encoding LOW QUALITY PROTEIN: thymidine phosphorylase (The sequence of the model RefSeq protein was modified relative to this genomic sequence to represent the inferred CDS: inserted 1 base in 1 codon), with the translated sequence MAHHEQSTATFPEHIRKKRNGEQLSAGEIRDFVQGVKDKTIQESQIGAMLMAIWLQGMVAEETLTLTKEMMMSGEVMSWPAEWEGLMVDKHSTGGVGDKISLVLAPALAACGCKVPMISGRGLAHTGGTLDKLESIPGFNVYQSVQQLHRILEEVGCCIVGQTDNLVPADKVMYALRDVTSTVDSLPLITGSIISKKGAESLSALVLDVKFGNAALYKDLGSAKLLAQSMVTVGNSLGIRXGAVLSRMNCPIGRCVGNTLEVMESLECLKGRGPDDILELVTSLGGLLLWMIGRAGNLEEGKKVISTTLQNGAALEKFQNMMIGQGVTSQIAASLCSTNADYHSILRRAHYQTELETQGHGTVLDIDGMVIAQVLHRLGAGRSKAGDPVNHSVGAELLVSLGQKVEKGQAWLRVHYETPALSAEQRLSLQGALTLGPVDQLHTQPLVAEIILP